The Triticum aestivum cultivar Chinese Spring chromosome 7B, IWGSC CS RefSeq v2.1, whole genome shotgun sequence genome window below encodes:
- the LOC123155970 gene encoding anthranilate O-methyltransferase 3 codes for MKMDSDFHMAKGEGETSYVKNSTHQKKALIRTKPVLEKAVIEVCMDLLHPTMIVVDLGCSSGENTLIFVSNVIEAICSNHDKLRGNLVELQVFLNDLPGNDFNRVFQSLEQFKESITVTHKLEALPPFYIAGLPGSFYTKLFPRHSVHLFHSSYCLHWRSELPDGFAAKREMYLNKGNIYIARTTPPSVVKLYQEHFEKDMLLFLKLRYKERVLGGQMVLTFLGRKTEDVYNGDMNQLYGLIAQSLEYLVEEGLLERGKLNSFNLPFYGPSLTEVKMVIKQSGLFDINHVELFESNWDPHDNSESNEVRDPLRSGMNVSKSLRAVMEPLFTSHFGESMLDKLFDKFTYNVAEHLAREKTKYSIIFLSLKRK; via the exons AAGAAAGCTTTGATTCGGACTAAGCCGGTGCTCGAGAAGGCGGTGATAGAAGTGTGCATGGATTTGCTCCATCCAACAATGATAGTTGTTGACCTAGGCTGCTCTTCAGGTGAAAACACGCTCATCTTTGTCTCCAACGTGATTGAAGCAATATGCAGCAATCATGACAAGCTTCGTGGCAACCTCGTGGAGCTCCAAGTCTTCCTCAATGATCTACCAGGAAACGACTTCAACCGTGTGTTCCAGTCACTTGAGCAGTTCAAGGAGTCAATTACAGTAACTCATAAGCTAGAAGCACTACCACCTTTTTATATTGCTGGGCTACCGGGCTCCTTCTACACCAAGCTTTTTCCTCGCCATAGTGTTCATCTGTTTCACTCATCATACTGCCTTCATTGGCGCTCTGAG CTCCCGGATGGATTTGCGGCCAAGAGAGAAATGTATCTAAAcaaaggaaacatttatattgcgAGGACTACACCACCATCTGTAGTTAAATTATACCAGGAGCATTTTGAGAAGGATATGTTGTTGTTCCTCAAGCTGCGATATAAAGAACGGGTGCTCGGTGGACAAATGGTATTGACATTTCTGGGGAGAAAAACAGAGGATGTCTACAATGGAGATATGAACCAGCTCTATGGATTAATTGCGCAATCTTTGGAATATCTTGTTGAAGAG GGCCTCCTAGAGAGGGGAAAACTCAACTCCTTTAACCTACCCTTTTACGGTCCATCACTAACTGAAGTCAAGATGGTGATCAAGCAAAGTGGACTATTTGACATAAATCATGTTGAATTGTTCGAATCCAACTGGGATCCTCATGACAACTCGGAAAGCAACGAAGTGCGCGATCCCCTCCGAAGCGGCATGAATGTGTCCAAAAGTTTGAGGGCAGTGATGGAGCCCCTTTTCACAAGCCATTTTGGTGAATCTATGCTCGACAAGCTCTTCGACAAATTCACGTACAATGTCGCCGAACACCTTGCGAGGGAGAAGACAAAGTATTCCATCATTTTTCTGTCCTTGAAAAGAAAATAA